In a single window of the Metopolophium dirhodum isolate CAU chromosome 2, ASM1992520v1, whole genome shotgun sequence genome:
- the LOC132939756 gene encoding multidrug resistance-associated protein 1-like isoform X3 produces the protein MTVTAMLQTLILYQYYHRMYLVGMRVRTSLTSAIYRKALRISNTAKKSFTTGEIVNLMAVDAYRFIDLIMYLNSIWSAPLQIALAVYFLWQLLGSSVLAGLFVMIVLIPINAAVANKSMKLQVKQMANKDERVKLMNEILSGIKVLKLYAWEPSFEQKVLDIRGKEIKILRSAAYLSAANSFIWGCAPFLVSLVTFVVYVLSGDSLILDVQTAFVSLSLFNILRFPLTLLPMVVSSIVQASVSAERINTFLNSKELDPDSVTHDSNENDPIVIENGTFTWGKPTEAPTLSNINLRVSSGQLVAVVGTVGSGKSSLVSSLLGEMDKVSGRANTKGSISYVPQQAWIQNKSLKDNILFGQPFNDRAYNKVINACALKTDFQMLPAGDDTEIGEKGINLSGGQKQRVSLARAVYKESDIYFLDDPLSAVDSHVGKHIFEHVIGSTGLLQNKTRILVTHGIIYLKVVDLIVVMKDGQVSESGTYKELLDKKGDFADFLLLHMQEPNEYEVEETEDAPADLKEKYDHQRSESNSISSMQRPISIDSNKPIFQTAVEEKAKLIELEKAEIGNVKWDVFSQYIKSIGPIFCITSVLLTFLFQGFSISSNIWLTVWSNDDSSLNRKTENDSKKCMHLTVYGLLGFGQVFSSIASSITLLLGTILASEKLYKLVNARIFKNPLSLFDTTPIGRILNRVSKDIDTIDNILPEMIESFKHILVSIIGTLIVISYSTPIFTAVIIPIAIIYCIIQRFYIATSRQLKRLESVSRTPIYSHFRETVTGASSIRAYGVESKFIFESEQKVDINQSSYYPNIVANSWVAVRLETIGNFIIFFSAFFSVMERDTLSPGIVGLSIGYALQITQSLNWLILITSEIETNIVSVERIKEYEKTPQEAAWEVPSTQPPREWPTNGEVQFKNLKVRYREGLDLVLKGLDLLVEGGQKVGIVGRTGAGKSSLTLSLFRIVEAAEGSILIDGVDISKIGLHTLRKRLTIIPQDPVLFSGTLRMNLDPTNSSTDAQLWSALTLAHLKAYVVGLDGGLDYEVSEGGDNLSVGQRQLVCLARALLKKTKILVLDEATASIDLETDDLIQTTIRTEFRDCTVLTIAHRLNTIMDSDKVIVLDNGFMIEYDSPANLLQDKSSVFHSMAKDAGLAQ, from the exons atGACGGTGACAGCTATGTtgcaaacattaatattatatcagtactATCATCGTATGTATCTCGTTGGTATGCGTGTTCGTACTTCACTTACTTCTGCCATTTATCGAAAG gcTTTAAGAATTTCAAATACTGCAAAAAAATCATTCACAACTGGtgaaatagttaatttaatggCAGTGGATGCATATAGATTTATTGATctgataatgtatttaaatagtatttggTCCGCACCATTACAAATTGCTCTTGCAGTATACTTTTTATGGCAGCTATTAGGATCAAGTGTACTTGCTGGTCTATTTGTGATGATTGTATTAATTCCAATAAACGCTGCTGTGGCTAATAAATCAATGAAACTTCAGGTCAAACAAATGGCAAACAAAGATGAAAGAGTTAAATTAATGAATGAAATACTGTCCGGAATAAaa gtCTTAAAATTATATGCTTGGGAACCAAGTTTTGAACAAAAAGTATTGGATATTCGAGGAAAAGAAATTAAGATTCTTCGCAGTGCAGCGTATTTGAGTGCAGCTAATTCATTTATTTGGGGTTGTGCACCATTCCTG gtatcatTAGTAACTTTTGTAGTTTATGTATTATCAGGTGATAGCCTTATATTGGATGTACAAACAGCTTTTGTTTCATtatctttattcaatattttacgtTTTCCATTAACCCTCTTACCAATGGTTGTGTCGAGCATTGTTCAA GCTAGTGTATCTGCAGAgagaataaatacatttttgaactctAAAGAGTTAGATCCAGATTCCGTCACTCATGATTCTAATGAAA ATGATCCAATTGTAATTGAAAATGGTACATTTACTTGGGGGAAACCAACTGAAGCACCAACATTATCTAACATAAATTTACGAGTTTCATCTGGACAATTAGTTGCTGTGGTAGGAACTGTCGGTTCTGGAAAGAGTTCTTTAGTATCTTCTTTACTTGGTGAAATGGATAAAGTTTCTGGCAGAGCTAATACTaaa GGATCAATTTCATATGTACCACAACAAGCCTGGATTCAAAATAAATCacttaaagataatatattgttcggTCAGCCCTTTAATGATAGAGCTTATAATAAAGTTATCAATGCATGTGCATTAAAAACTGACTTCCAAATGCTTCCAGCAGGCGATGACACAGAAATTGGTGAAAAg GGAATTAATTTAAGTGGAGGCCAAAAACAAAGAGTAAGTTTGGCAAGAGCAGTTTATAAAGAGAGTGACATCTATTTTTTGGACGATCCGTTAAGTGCTGTTGATTCACATGTCGGCAAACATATTTTTGAACACGTTATAGGATCTACAGGGTTGTTGCAAaataaa acaCGAATTTTGGTTACTCATGGTATAATTTATCTTAAAGTAGTTGATTTAATTGTGGTTATGAAAGATGGTCAAGTATCAGAGTCTGGCACATATAAAGAATTGCTAGATAAAAAGGGAGATTTTGCTGATTTTTTGTTATTGCATATGCAAGAACCAAATGAATATGAAGTTGAGGAAACAG aagACGCACCTGcagatttaaaagaaaaatatgatcACCAGAGAAGTGAATCAAATTCGATTTCTTCAATGcaaag gcCAATATCTATTGATTCAAATAAACCAATTTTTCAAACTGCTGTTGAAGAGAAAGCCAAACTTATTGAATTAGAGAAAGCAGAAATTGGCAAT gtTAAATGGGATGTTTTCTCTCAGTATATAAAGTCCATTGGACCTATCTTTTGCATAACTTCAGTTTTACTAACTTTTCTATTTCAAGGATTTTCTATTTCATCGAACATTTGGCTGACTGTATGGTCTAATGATGATAGTTCGCTTAATCGTAAAACAGAAAATGATAGCAAAAAGTGTATGCACTTAACAGTTTACGGATTACTTGGTTTTGGTCAAG ttttttcgtCGATAGCATCATCAATAACTTTATTGCTGGGCACAATACTTGCTTCAGAAAAGTTATACAAATTGGTCAATGCACGCATTTTTAAGAATCCTTTAAGTCTGTTTGATACAACACCTATTGGACGTATATTGAACAGAGTATCTAAAGACATAGATACCATTGATAATATATTGCCAGAGATGATTGAATCATTTAAACATATTCTAGTTTCg ATCATTGGTACTTTAatcgttataagttatagtacaCCCATATTTACAGCAGTGATTATTCCTATTGCtataatttattgcataatacag AGATTTTACATTGCGACATCGCGTCAACTGAAGAGACTCGAGTCTGTGTCTCGTACCCCGATTTATTCGCATTTTAGGGAAACAGTTACAGGAGCTTCATCGATTCGTGCTTATGGTGTAGAATCCAAATTCATATTTGAATCCGAACAAAAAGTAGATATTAATCAGTCAAGTTACTATCCAAATATCGTggccaatag TTGGGTAGCTGTAAGGTTGGAAACTattggtaattttattattttcttctctGCATTCTTTTCGGTTATGGAAAGAGATACGTTAAGTCCTGGTATTGTTGGTTTGTCCATCGGGTATGCTCTACAG aTCACACAATCACTCAATTGGTTAATTCTTATTACTTCTGAAATCGAAACTAATATTGTGTCAGTAGAACGTATTAAAGAGTACGAGAAAACACCacaa gaaGCTGCGTGGGAAGTACCGTCAACTCAGCCACCCAGAGAATGGCCAACTAACGGAGAAGTTCAATTTAAGAATCTTAAAGTTCGTTATCGTGAAGGTTTAGATTTAGTATTGAAAGGTTTAGATTTATTAGTGGAAGGAGGCCAAAAG gtGGGCATTGTCGGACGTACCGGAGCCGGAAAATCGTCTTTGACTCTTAGTTTGTTCCGTATCGTCGAAGCTGCCGAAGGATCAATTCTTATCGACGGCGTTGACATATCTAAAATTGGATTGCATACGTTACGCAAACGTCTTACAATTATTCCACAG GATCCAGTATTGTTTTCTGGTACATTGAGAATGAATTTGGATCCAACTAATAGTAGTACGGACGCACAGCTGTGGAGTGCTCTAACACTTGCCCATTTAAAAGCTTATGTTGTAGGGCTGGACGGTGGTTTGGATTATGAAGTGTCTGAAGGAGGAGATAATCTAAG CGTGGGCCAAAGGCAATTGGTGTGTTTGGCAAGAGCATTGCTAAAGAAGACAAAAATATTAGTGTTGGACGAAGCGACGGCGTCAATAGATTTGGAAACAGACGATCTCATACAAACAACCATACGAACGGAATTCAGAGACTGCACAGTGTTGACGATCGCTCATCGTCTGAACACCATTATGGATTCTGACAA GGTAATTGTTTTGGACAATGGTTTCATGATCGAATACGACTCCCCTGCCAATTTGCTTCAAGACAAATCGTCGGTTTTCCATTCGATGGCAAAGGACGCAGGTCTAGCGCAATAA